The proteins below come from a single Borreliella afzelii genomic window:
- a CDS encoding DUF2225 domain-containing protein — MKKISFFTKEKIECPICSFKFQKEELLTGSSRLIAGKLKIDLKREYIKNDKYGNIYPRIYSVIVCPKCYFAAFPSEFNSIPKNKKEILQNKKSERKKINAIFDNMINFSTSRTLKEGAASYILAMLCYEHLEKNHNPTLNQAKAAIRAAWTFEDLEKEEPDKNYNYLQKIFYHKAAYLYKLVIEKDKDNSEPVSASTIFGPDTDKNYGYDSVLYLSGLLEYFYGNKDNKEYRYKQLNDIKTTLSKIAGMGKSSKEKPSILLDKIKEVYFKISKEMKNLK, encoded by the coding sequence ATGAAAAAAATATCATTTTTTACAAAAGAAAAAATTGAATGCCCTATATGCTCTTTTAAATTTCAAAAAGAAGAACTTTTGACTGGAAGTAGTAGATTAATAGCTGGTAAGTTAAAAATTGATCTAAAAAGAGAATATATAAAAAACGACAAATATGGCAATATTTATCCTAGAATATATTCTGTAATAGTATGTCCAAAATGCTACTTTGCAGCATTCCCAAGCGAATTTAATTCAATTCCTAAAAACAAAAAAGAAATTTTGCAAAATAAAAAATCCGAAAGAAAAAAAATAAATGCGATTTTTGATAATATGATCAACTTCAGCACATCTAGAACATTAAAAGAAGGGGCTGCAAGTTATATTCTTGCCATGTTGTGTTATGAACATCTTGAAAAAAATCATAACCCCACACTAAATCAAGCAAAAGCAGCAATAAGAGCCGCTTGGACATTTGAAGACCTTGAAAAAGAAGAACCAGACAAAAACTATAATTATCTTCAAAAAATATTTTATCACAAAGCTGCGTATCTTTATAAACTAGTTATCGAAAAAGACAAAGACAATTCAGAACCTGTTAGCGCATCAACCATATTTGGCCCAGATACAGATAAAAATTATGGCTACGATAGTGTTCTCTACTTGTCAGGCCTTCTAGAATACTTTTATGGAAATAAAGACAATAAAGAATACAGATACAAACAACTAAACGACATAAAAACTACTCTTTCTAAGATAGCGGGAATGGGTAAATCTTCAAAAGAAAAACCTTCAATACTTTTAGATAAAATCAAAGAGGTTTACTTTAAAATATCAAAGGAAATGAAAAATCTTAAATAA
- the truA gene encoding tRNA pseudouridine(38-40) synthase TruA: MKKILAEIAYDGSMYHGFQIQPTKPTIQGEIEKALMKINKKKIKIHSSGRTDKGVHAKRQIITFDININIQLNNLKKALNAILLKPGIKILKLKHVKNSFHPRFNAQKRKYSYCILNSDNYYPWESYQAYYVNKKLNINNLNQMAKILIGNHDFTTFSCIKDKSKSKFRHIHSAKFKKKGKYIIFEIIGSSFLWKMVRSIIGTMLDIEIKNESISTFETILKSKNRNLARTTAPANALFLDKVYYE; encoded by the coding sequence ATGAAAAAAATATTAGCTGAAATCGCTTATGACGGATCTATGTACCATGGATTTCAAATACAACCAACAAAGCCTACGATTCAAGGAGAAATTGAAAAAGCTTTGATGAAAATCAACAAAAAAAAAATAAAGATTCATTCATCCGGAAGAACAGATAAAGGAGTTCATGCAAAAAGACAAATAATAACTTTTGATATAAACATCAATATTCAGTTAAACAATCTAAAAAAAGCTTTAAATGCAATATTATTAAAACCCGGTATAAAAATACTAAAACTCAAACATGTGAAAAATTCATTTCATCCGCGTTTTAACGCTCAAAAAAGAAAATACAGTTACTGTATATTAAACAGCGATAACTACTATCCCTGGGAAAGCTATCAAGCTTACTATGTAAATAAAAAACTAAACATTAACAATTTAAACCAAATGGCTAAAATATTAATTGGAAACCATGATTTTACCACATTTTCATGTATAAAAGATAAAAGCAAATCCAAATTTAGGCATATACATTCTGCCAAATTTAAAAAAAAAGGAAAATATATTATTTTTGAAATAATAGGATCTTCTTTTTTGTGGAAAATGGTAAGATCAATAATAGGTACAATGTTGGATATTGAAATAAAAAATGAATCAATTTCTACTTTCGAAACAATACTAAAATCAAAAAATAGAAACCTTGCAAGAACTACCGCACCCGCAAATGCTTTATTTTTAGATAAGGTTTACTATGAATAA